The Bacteroidota bacterium nucleotide sequence TTTGCTCAATATGGTTATGCAGTTACGCTCGTGGATGTTTCCAAAGAAGCGCTCGACAAGGGAATGAATACGATCACTAAAAATCTCGATCGCCAGGTAGCGAAAGGAAGTTTGAGTGAAGCTGATAAAACTGCAACGCTGGCAAGAATTTCTCCGACAACTGATCTTGCTGCCGGTGTAAAAAATGCAGAACTCGTGGTGGAAGCAGCTACAGAAAATTCAGATCTCAAATTGAAAATTTTCCGTGAGATGGATGCAAATACTCCGGCGAATGCAATACTCGCTTCCAATACTTCTTCTATTTCCATTACAAAAATTGCAGCGGCAACAAAACGTCCGGCACAAATCATTGGAATGCATTTCATGAATCCTGTTCCTGTAATGAAACTCGTGGAAGTGATCCGTGGCTATTCTACAAGTGATGAAGTGACGAACATGATCATGAATTTGTCGCGCAAACTCGATAAAGTTCCCGTGGAGGTGAATGATTATCCCGGATTTGTTGCGAATAAAATTCTGATGCCGATGATCAACGAAGCGATCATCACACTTTACGAAGGAGTTGCCGGTGTAGAAGAAATTGACAATGTGATGAAACTCGGA carries:
- a CDS encoding 3-hydroxybutyryl-CoA dehydrogenase — protein: MKNITVIGSGTMGNGIAHVFAQYGYAVTLVDVSKEALDKGMNTITKNLDRQVAKGSLSEADKTATLARISPTTDLAAGVKNAELVVEAATENSDLKLKIFREMDANTPANAILASNTSSISITKIAAATKRPAQIIGMHFMNPVPVMKLVEVIRGYSTSDEVTNMIMNLSRKLDKVPVEVNDYPGFVANKILMPMINEAIITLYEGVAGVEEIDNVMKLGMGHPMGPLRLADFIGLDVCLAIMRVLHDGFGNPKYAPCPLLVNMVTAGHLGNKSGKGFYDYADAKNPVVAERFRKKELV